The nucleotide sequence GCCGCGCTGGTGCAGCTCGTGCACGGCGTGGAGGCCAGCGGCCGCCACATCTCCCCCGCGGAGCTCGCCCGGCTCGTGCCGCGCTGATCCCCGCGTCCGGTCTGATGCCGGATGAGCGGCCGGACGCCGGGAGGCCTCAGCAGCTGTCGGCGAAGACGCGGCGCGGGAGCTCGGGGTCGGTGACGTCCACGATCATGGTCGCCGCGCGTCGCGGGTTGACCTGCCGGATGTAGCGAGCGTGGGCCTCCTGCGCGGCGGATCCGGCGCCGCCACCCGAGGTCGCGAGCGGCTCGTCGGGCAGCAGCAGGTAGACGACCGCGTTCCAGAGGCCCCGGAGCTCCGGGGTCTGCAGGGCGTCGCCGGCCACGATCAGCACCGCGTCGTCAGGGGCGTCGTCGACGGGATCGCCATCCGGCCGGAGCGCGAACGGCGTGCCGGGCTTCCGGAACGGCCGCACGACCCCGTCGCGGAGGGCGCCGGCGTCGGCGGGGCCGCCGTCGGACGCGAAGTCCGCGGCGGCGGCGACGTACGCCCCGCGGCCGTCCGCGCGCAGCACGTCCGCGAGGTCGTGCGCGAACGCGCTCGGGTCCGCGAGCGGTCCGCCGTCGACCGCGAGGAACGCGCGGCCGTGGCCGTAGTTGTGCAGGAACTCGTCGGCGAGCGAGGAGAGGACCTCGGCGCGGGAGGCGCGGTACAGGGGCATGCGCCGAGCCTAGGCTCATCGTCTCGTACGCTGGCCGGATGCCGGAGACCGCCCTCGCCCGAGACGTGAACGCGTGGTTCCGGGAGAACGCGCGGGACCTGCCGTGGCGGCGCGAGGGATTCGGATCCTGGGGCATCCTCGTCAGCGAGTTCATGCTCCAGCAGACGCCCGTGGTGCGCGTCATCCCGCGGCTCGAGGAGTGGCTCGCGCGCTGGCCCGTGCCCGCGGCCCTCGCGTCGACGCCCGCCAGCGAGGCCGTCCGCGCGTGGGGCCGCCTCGGCTACCCGCGGCGCGCGCTGAACCTGCACGCGTGCGCGGTCGCGATCGTCGAGCGGCACGGCGGCGAGGTGCCCGAGGACGTGGACGCCCTGCTCGACCTCCCGGGCGTCGGCCCGTACACCGCGCGCGCGGTCGCGGCGTTCGCGTTCGGCCACCGGCATCCCGTGGTCGACGTCAACGTGCGGCGGGTGCTCGCACGCGCGATCGCCGGCCAGGGCGACCCCGGACCGGCGCGCACGAGCGTCGACCTCCAGGCGATGGAGGCGCAGCTGCCCGACGACGTGGCGGAGGCGCGGGTGTTCAACGCGGGCGCGATGGAGCTGGGCGCGGTGATCTGCACGGCCCGCGCGCCGCGCTGCGACGACTGCCCGGTCCGCGACCTGTGCGCCTGGCGCGCCGCGGGGTACCCGGTCTACGACGGGCCGGCGCGCGTCGTGCAGAAGCGGTTCGAGGGATCCGACCGCCAGGTGCGCGGCCTCCTGCTCGCGGAGCTGCGGTCGAGCCACTCCCCCGTGAGCGCGGCCGACCTGGCGACCGCGTGGCCGGAGCCCGTGCAGCGCGGGCGCGCGCTCGACGGGCTCATCGCCGACGGGCTCGCGGTCCGCCAGCCCGACGGGACGTACGCCCTGCCGAGCTGACGCGCGCCACCGGCCGATGCGGATGCCGGCCGGCGCGGAGGATCAGTGGGCGGGCTCGGACCCGGGCGCCGGGCGATCGACGTCGTCGCCGTCCTCGTCGTCCGACTCGTCGTCCTCGTCCTCGTCCTCCCCGATCACGCGGGGCTTGACGTACGGGTCCTCGTCGCCCGCGTAGACGCCGGCCTTCGCCTGCGCCTGCACGTCCGCGTCGCGTCGCCGCGCCTCCTCCAGGAGGGCGTCGATCGCGGCCGCGTTCTCGGGCACGCCGTCGAGGATGAACTCGAGCGACGGCGTGAGGCGCGCGGTGATGTTCTTGCCCACCTCGCTGCGGAGCATGCCGGTGGCGGACTTGAGGGCGGCTGCCGTGTCGGCGCGCTCCTCGTCGGTGCCGTAGACCGTGTAGAAGATGCTGGCGTGCTGCAGGTCGCCCGTGACGCGCACGTCGGTGACGGTCACGAAGCCGAGCCGCGGGTCCTTGATGCCCCGGTCGAGCTTGCGCGCGACGATCTCCTTGATGCGGTCGGCCATCTTCCTGGCCCTCGCGTGATCGACCATGGTCGACGTCCTTCCGTGACGCTGCTCGCCGGGCGTGCTCGTCCGGCGTCGTGCTCGTGCCCCGCTGGTGGCGGGTACTGCCGGACGCGAGCGCCCGGGCCGTGCTGGTGCC is from Clavibacter sp. A6099 and encodes:
- the rbfA gene encoding 30S ribosome-binding factor RbfA is translated as MVDHARARKMADRIKEIVARKLDRGIKDPRLGFVTVTDVRVTGDLQHASIFYTVYGTDEERADTAAALKSATGMLRSEVGKNITARLTPSLEFILDGVPENAAAIDALLEEARRRDADVQAQAKAGVYAGDEDPYVKPRVIGEDEDEDDESDDEDGDDVDRPAPGSEPAH
- a CDS encoding A/G-specific adenine glycosylase; the encoded protein is MPETALARDVNAWFRENARDLPWRREGFGSWGILVSEFMLQQTPVVRVIPRLEEWLARWPVPAALASTPASEAVRAWGRLGYPRRALNLHACAVAIVERHGGEVPEDVDALLDLPGVGPYTARAVAAFAFGHRHPVVDVNVRRVLARAIAGQGDPGPARTSVDLQAMEAQLPDDVAEARVFNAGAMELGAVICTARAPRCDDCPVRDLCAWRAAGYPVYDGPARVVQKRFEGSDRQVRGLLLAELRSSHSPVSAADLATAWPEPVQRGRALDGLIADGLAVRQPDGTYALPS